A genome region from Fusarium musae strain F31 chromosome 5, whole genome shotgun sequence includes the following:
- a CDS encoding hypothetical protein (BUSCO:EOG09264LH2) gives MSHITLAQQGLAAVEARNWDEAIEKLSTALKASQNPAWLVARSKALINKKRFQEALDDANLAWHTAYQRNKRPLLIDAHYRRAVAYFRLGQYANADACCVYAMRLVKGFPAVEKEDPAKRNTDENGFYKVTLKDAQEESKTDDINKSQGGAAGALGAQGNDVANAKEWRIASTLRMQILFAMDKLPEDDPSRKLTTANKPELKELSDAGTKKVETKESTAATQPAPKPTVPVNTPVRVQEFQNDTTMTVSIFSKGVNKEKLQVQFKPKSAHLDSIIWPSGDSKPFTLDLWGEIDTDASTYRVTPNKVELALKKKTPGKWAQLKGETGDFAPDAAAAEEAEKLKVLKDARKKAMDDAAAEASAQKKAEESTETKDKAPATQESSKPAYPSSSRTGPKNWDTIGDDVDSDEEKDVNVFFKKLFKGATPEQQRAMMKSFTESNGTSLSTDWDDVKNRTVETVPPEGVEAKKW, from the exons ATGTCGCACATCACACTGGCCCAGCAAGGCCTTGCCGCCGTCGAAGCACGCAATTGggatgaagctatcgagaAGCTCTCAACCGCCTTGAAGGCCTCGCAGAACCCTGCATGGCTTGTCGCCCGATCGAAAGCCCTAATCAACAAGAAGCGCTTCCAAGAGGCCCTTGACGACGCCAACCTTGCTTGGCATACCGCATATCAACGAAACAAACGACCTCTCCTCATCGATGCCCACTACCGTCGTGCTGTCGCCTACTTTCGGCTTGGTCAATATGCCAACGCCGACGCATGCTGTGTTTATGCTATGCGCTTAGTCAAAGGCTTCCCTGCGGTAGAGAAGGAAGATCCGGCAAAGAGAAACACAGACGAGAATGGATTCTATAAAGTGACATTGAAGGATGCTCAGGAAGAGTCAAAGACagatgatatcaacaagTCACAGGGAGGGGCGGCAGGTGCGCTTGGAGCACAAGGGAATGATGTTGCTAATGCTAAAGAGTGGCGCATTGCGAGCACTCTGCGAATGCAGATCCTGTTCGCTATGGACAAGCTTCCAGAGGATGACCCTTCACGCAAGCTCACCACGGCCAACAAGCCCGAGTTGAAGGAGCTATCGGATGCGGGAACCAAGAAGGTCGAGACCAAGGAATCAACTGCTGCCACACAACCCGCCCCCAAGCCTACTGTGCCCGTCAATACCCCAGTGCGAGTCCAGGAATTCCAGAACGACACCACTATGACAGtatccatcttctccaagggcGTCAATAAGGAGAAGCTTCAGGTCCAATTCAAACCCAAATCAGCTCACCTTGACTCTATCATTTGGCCCAGCGGCGACTCGAAGCCATTCACACTCGATCTGTGGGGTGAAATTGACACAGATGCATCGACATACAGGGTGACGCCCAACAAGGTTGAGTTAGCACTCAAGAAAAAGACACCTGGAAAGTGGGCGCAGCTCAAGGGAGAGACAGGAGATTTTGCTCCagatgctgcagctgctgaggaggcGGA AAAACTCAAGGTTCTCAAAGACGCCCGAAAGAAGGCCATGGATGATGCCGCGGCAGAAGCTTCTGCCCAAAAGAAGGCTGAAGAGTCTACCGAAACAAAAGACAAGGCCCCCGCTACGCAAGAGTCTTCCAAGCCAGCATACCCCTCATCGTCTCGGACTGGTCCCAAGAACTGGGACACCATTGGCGACGACGTTGACTCTGATGAGGAAAAAGACGTCAACgtgttcttcaagaagctttTCAAGGGTGCCACTCCTGAGCAGCAacgagccatgatgaagagtttCACTGAGAGCAACGGTACAAGTCTCAGCACTGACTGGGATGATGTCAAGAATAGAACTGTTGAGACGGTGCCCCCTGAGGGtgtcgaggccaagaagtggTAG